In Juglans microcarpa x Juglans regia isolate MS1-56 chromosome 8D, Jm3101_v1.0, whole genome shotgun sequence, the following are encoded in one genomic region:
- the LOC121242471 gene encoding UPF0481 protein At3g47200-like: MMLLDGCFIVELLRFYEKNREGEPLFKTRWTRTNISRDLLLLENQLPMFVLQKIFELTTFKGQANLITLGLRYIEPLRPGRHKFAARLLNMDADGNYIHLLDLFHSALTSGDTLGDNHVYSQQPVKNEKKETRDLMLPGKGWVHNAKTLGYAGVKFETNSGSILDIKLKGKTIKIPTITIDDST; encoded by the exons ATGATGCTTCTCGACGGTTGCTTCATTGTAGAACTCCTGCGTTTCTACGAG AAAAATCGTGAGGGGGAGCCCCTTTTCAAAACACGTTGGACACGGACAAATATCTCTCGTGATTTACTTTTGCTTGAGAACCAACTCCCTATGTTTGTGCTGCAGAAGATTTTTGAGCTTACTACCTTCAAGGGGCAGGCAAATCTCATTACGCTTGGTCTCCGATATATTGAACCCTTGAGACCTGGAAGGCACAAATTTGCAGCACGTTTGTTGAACATGGATGCTGATGGCAACTATATACATCTATTAGATTTGTTTCACTCTGCCTTAACTTCAGGGGATACTTTAGGGGATAATCATGTATACTCGCAGCAGCCTGTAAAGaacgaaaagaaagaaacacGTGATCTTATGCTTCCTGGGAAAGGTTGGGTGCATAATGCCAAAACACTTGGTTATGCTGGTGTTAAGTTCGAAACAAATTCTGGTAGCATTCTCGATATAAAGCTAAAAGGCAAGACTATAAAGATTCCGACCATTACCATCGATGATAGCACTTGA